In the genome of Piliocolobus tephrosceles isolate RC106 chromosome 20, ASM277652v3, whole genome shotgun sequence, one region contains:
- the MAFB gene encoding transcription factor MafB has product MAAELSMGPELPTSPLAMEYVNDFDLLKFDVKKEPLGRAERPGRPCTRLQPAGSVSSTPLSTPCSSVPSSPSFSPTEQKTHLEDLYWMASNYQQMNPEALNLTPEDAVEALIGSHPVPQPLQSFDSFRGAHHHHHHHHPHPHHAYPGAGVAHDELGPHAHPHHHHHHQASPPPSSAASPAQQLPTSHPGPGPHATASATAAGGNGSVEDRFSDDQLVSMSVRELNRHLRGFTKDEVIRLKQKRRTLKNRGYAQSCRYKRVQQKHHLENEKTQLIQQVEQLKQEVSRLARERDAYKVKCEKLANSGFREAGSTSDSPSSPEFFL; this is encoded by the coding sequence ATGGCCGCGGAGCTGAGCATGGGGCCAGAGCTGCCCACCAGCCCGCTGGCCATGGAGTATGTCAACGACTTCGACCTGCTCAAGTTCGACGTGAAGAAGGAGCCCCTGGGGCGCGCGGAGCGTCCGGGCAGGCCCTGCACGCGCCTGCAGCCGGCCGGCTCAGTGTCCTCCACACCGCTCAGCACTCCGTGTAGCTCCGTGCCCTCGTCGCCCAGCTTCAGCCCGACCGAACAGAAGACACACCTCGAGGATCTGTACTGGATGGCGAGCAACTACCAGCAGATGAACCCCGAGGCGCTCAATCTGACGCCCGAGGACGCGGTGGAAGCGCTCATCGGCTCGCACCCAGTGCCACAGCCGCTGCAAAGCTTCGACAGCTTTCGCGGcgctcaccaccaccaccatcaccaccaccctcaCCCGCACCACGCGTACCCGGGCGCTGGCGTGGCCCACGACGAGCTGGGCCCGCACGCTCACCcgcaccatcaccatcatcaccaagCGTCACCACCGCCGTCCAGCGCCGCTAGCCCGGCGCAACAGCTGCCCACTAGCCACCCCGGGCCCGGGCCGCACGCGACGGCCTCGGCGACGGCGGCGGGCGGTAACGGCAGCGTGGAGGACCGCTTCTCCGACGATCAGCTCGTGTCCATGTCCGTGCGCGAGCTGAACCGCCACCTGCGGGGCTTCACCAAGGACGAGGTGATCCGCCTGAAGCAGAAGCGGCGGACCCTGAAGAACCGGGGCTACGCCCAGTCTTGCAGGTATAAACGCGTCCAGCAGAAGCACCACCTGGAGAATGAGAAGACGCAGCTCATTCAGCAGGTGGAGCAGCTTAAGCAGGAGGTGTCCCGGCTGGCCCGCGAGAGAGACGCCTACAAGGTCAAGTGCGAGAAACTCGCCAACTCCGGCTTCAGGGAGGCGGGCTCCACCAGCGACAGCCCCTCCTCTCCCGAGTTCTTTCTGTGA